From Puntigrus tetrazona isolate hp1 chromosome 8, ASM1883169v1, whole genome shotgun sequence, the proteins below share one genomic window:
- the mbd1a gene encoding methyl-CpG-binding domain protein 1a isoform X4, with protein MTDELNRASAEPETTKPEETVSVGASVVAVAEDDGVENGAPGKGTFESPPDWLKPMEEDEDDGGDGFKSSERIAKTVNNDVPKVKRRRGRPPIARNARHGLTRLDFKKGLHADHPKTKTVRTLLERSRSSFTSRTAIPVPGPARTPEVLPQTPKSTVHNPTPAPKRPRLIPVSPTGNSSLSRTPIAEFRSPPCLTRVSPLNIDTSVARNFIHSPAVKVGNVSQPIVSPTGPGKDSTELPLRLWLCPPLEPISPTKSQDAFSDQTVSSPNFPETMRNGTATLKESLPFLSKCLSCGGPFSAHKIGDTLCYRCYRIKQKKHSPPNIVFRKKQRPKYKKIVKTDFVPDGDDDEDDWAAKKRNRRMCRQCVACLREEDCGKCDFCMDKPKFGGSNKKRQKCRLRQCKFQSKLHAQRANGMLNPSLPRRKNVKPKLKRRGRPPRKLKFKSDPWEDGDEASDQDEGEDALRRCKMNGRKGGRRKWNYTFKEDEEDVFVETVIDDDEPSFTEEDPGVLGSGRSVMASNEMYSNASGLNAQGLYYSVSGVPAAPHMLGSVPLCNNNPLPMGEVISSLPMGDDAAQNGFLQIEMVRVGSPPSHYTEEPQNTEQHVSEFHPEPTPVITQIFSLAGGESDCDRDQGLMELFTSLSQTVLPAHWVGVMAKGPVLQLLQCSKLSTMADTVVQIEKGFFYQVSVQNQPLLLMHAVYSRHPTCLETVNDVVSLLLDLERLGVCVGYQNFHMGPPWEPRMSVRAALCDLLVPKDEEQCPKCAQPVEG; from the exons ATGACGGATGAGCTGAACAGAGCGTCGGCCGAACCGGAGACGACCAAACCGGAAGAGACCGTGTCGGTTGGAGCAAGCGTTGTTGCTGTCGCTGAGGATGATGGAGTGGAGAACGGCGCACCTGGGAAGGGGACGTTCGAGTCGCCACCTGATTGGCTGAAGCCAatggaggaggatgaagatgatggtgGTGACGGTTTCAAGAGCAGTGAAAGGATCGCCAAAACGGTCAATAATGACGT TCCTAAAGTAAAACGACGCAGAGGTCGGCCTCCGATTGCCAGAAATGCTAGACATGGACTTACCCGTTTAGATTTCAAGAAAGGATTGCATGCAGATCACCCTAAAACTAAG ACTGTTCGAACCCTCCTGGAAAGATCTCGTTCGAGTTTCACATCAAGAACTGCCATTCCCGTCCCAGGCCCAGCCCGCACACCCGAGGTTTTACCCCAAACACCCAAAAGCACCGTTCACAACCCGACACCGGCACCCAAAAGACCCCGACTCATCCCCGTCTCACCTACAGGGAACAGCAGCCTCTCCAGAACCCCCATCGCTGAGTTTCGCAGCCCTCCGTGCCTCACGAGAGTCTCACCGCTCAATATCGACACATCTGTGGCACGCAATTTCATTCACTCTCCGGCTGTAAAAGTGGGCAACGTTTCCCAACCGATAGTTTCCCCTACCGGACCTGGGAAAGATAGCACTGAGCTGCCCCTTCGACTCTGGCTGTGTCCTCCTCTGGAGCCCATCAGTCCGACGAAATCTCAGGATGCATTCTCAGATCAGACTGTGAGCTCTCCGAACTTTCCAGAGACGATGCGTAACGGAACAGCGACCCTAAAGGAAAGTCTTCCTTTTCTCAG TAAATGTTTAAGCTGCGGAGGCCCATTTTCTGCTCACAAGATCGGAGACACATTGTGCTACAGATGCTACAGGATTAAAC AGAAGAAGCACTCTCCTCCAAATATCGTGTTTAGGAAG AAACAACGTCCCAAGTACAAGAAAATAGTCAAAACG gATTTCGTCCCTGATGGTGACGACGATGAGGATGACTGG GCTGCAAAGAAACGCAATCGCAGGATGTGCAGGCAGTGTGTCGCGTGTCTTCGCGAAGAAGACTGTGGCAAATGTGACTTCTGCATGGACAAGCCCAAGTTTGGTGGCAGTAACAAGAAAAG GCAGAAATGTCGCTTGCGTCAGTGCAAGTTCCAGTCGAAGCTTCACGCTCAAAGAGCAAAT GGAATGCTAAATCCGTCCCTTCCGCGAAGGAAAAACGTGAAGCCCAAGCTCAAGAGACGCGGGAGGCCACCGAGAAAACTCAAATTCAAAAGCGATCCTTGGGAGGACGGTGACGAGGCGTCCGATCAGGACGAGGGCGAAGATGCCTTGAGGCGTTGTAAGATGAATGGAAGGAAGGGAGGAAGGAGGAAATGGAACTACACTTTCAAGGAAGATGAAGAAGATGTATTCGTCGAGACCGTGATCGATGATGACGAACCGTCCTTCACAGAGGAG GATCCTGGTGTTTTGGGCAGTGGGAGGTCAGTGATGGCGTCTAATGAGATGTACTCGAACGCCTCTGGACTCAACGCTCAG GGATTATACTACAGCGTGTCAGGTGTGCCGGCAGCGCCTCATATGCTTGGATCAGTACCTCTGTGTAACAACAATCCACTGCCGATGGGTGAGGTCATCAGCTCTCTGCCGATGGGAGACGATGCCGCTCAGAACGGTTTTCTTCAGATCGAGATGGTGAGGGTGGGATCACCACCATCGCATTACACAGAAGAACCACAAAACACAGAACAGCACGTGTCAGAATTTCACCCGGAGCCTACGCCGGTG ATCACTCAGATCTTCAGTCTGGCAGGAGGAGAGAGCGACTGCGACCGAGATCAAGGCCTGATGGAGCTGTTCACCTCCCTGAGCCAGACGGTGCTGCCCGCTCACTGGGTGGGCGTCATGGCCAAAGGCCCcgtcctccagctcctgcagtGCTCCAAGCTCTCCACCATGGCCGACACGGTGGTCCAGATCGAGAAGGGCTTCTTCTACCAGGTCAGCGTGCAGAACCAGCCTCTGCTGCTGATGCACGCCGTCTACTCGCGCCACCCCACCTGCCTGGAGACGGTCAATGACGTGGTGTCGCTCTTGCTGGACCTGGAGAGGCTTGGCGTGTGCGTGGGCTACCAGAACTTCCACATGGGTCCGCCGTGGGAGCCCAGAATGAGCGTGAGGGCAGCTCTGTGCGATTTGCTCGTTCCCAAGGACGAGGAACAGTGTCCAAAATGCGCACAGCCCGTGGAGGGTTGA
- the mbd1a gene encoding methyl-CpG-binding domain protein 1a isoform X6 gives MKMMVVTVSRAVKGSPKRSIMTYCSNPPGKISFEFHIKNCHSRPRPSPHTRGNSSLSRTPIAEFRSPPCLTRVSPLNIDTSVARNFIHSPAVKVGNVSQPIVSPTGPGKDSTELPLRLWLCPPLEPISPTKSQDAFSDQTVSSPNFPETMRNGTATLKESLPFLSKCLSCGGPFSAHKIGDTLCYRCYRIKPEKKHSPPNIVFRKVGQDQWEVGKTKHPGKQILKQRPKYKKIVKTDFVPDGDDDEDDWAAKKRNRRMCRQCVACLREEDCGKCDFCMDKPKFGGSNKKRQKCRLRQCKFQSKLHAQRANGMLNPSLPRRKNVKPKLKRRGRPPRKLKFKSDPWEDGDEASDQDEGEDALRRCKMNGRKGGRRKWNYTFKEDEEDVFVETVIDDDEPSFTEEDPGVLGSGRSVMASNEMYSNASGLNAQGLYYSVSGVPAAPHMLGSVPLCNNNPLPMGEVISSLPMGDDAAQNGFLQIEMVRVGSPPSHYTEEPQNTEQHVSEFHPEPTPVITQIFSLAGGESDCDRDQGLMELFTSLSQTVLPAHWVGVMAKGPVLQLLQCSKLSTMADTVVQIEKGFFYQVSVQNQPLLLMHAVYSRHPTCLETVNDVVSLLLDLERLGVCVGYQNFHMGPPWEPRMSVRAALCDLLVPKDEEQCPKCAQPVEG, from the exons atgaagatgatggtgGTGACGGTTTCAAGAGCAGTGAAAGGATCGCCAAAACGGTCAATAATGACGT ACTGTTCGAACCCTCCTGGAAAGATCTCGTTCGAGTTTCACATCAAGAACTGCCATTCCCGTCCCAGGCCCAGCCCGCACACCCGAG GGAACAGCAGCCTCTCCAGAACCCCCATCGCTGAGTTTCGCAGCCCTCCGTGCCTCACGAGAGTCTCACCGCTCAATATCGACACATCTGTGGCACGCAATTTCATTCACTCTCCGGCTGTAAAAGTGGGCAACGTTTCCCAACCGATAGTTTCCCCTACCGGACCTGGGAAAGATAGCACTGAGCTGCCCCTTCGACTCTGGCTGTGTCCTCCTCTGGAGCCCATCAGTCCGACGAAATCTCAGGATGCATTCTCAGATCAGACTGTGAGCTCTCCGAACTTTCCAGAGACGATGCGTAACGGAACAGCGACCCTAAAGGAAAGTCTTCCTTTTCTCAG TAAATGTTTAAGCTGCGGAGGCCCATTTTCTGCTCACAAGATCGGAGACACATTGTGCTACAGATGCTACAGGATTAAAC CAGAGAAGAAGCACTCTCCTCCAAATATCGTGTTTAGGAAG GTGGGGCAGGATCAATGGGAGGTGGGGAAAACAAAACATCCAGGAAAACAAATACTG AAACAACGTCCCAAGTACAAGAAAATAGTCAAAACG gATTTCGTCCCTGATGGTGACGACGATGAGGATGACTGG GCTGCAAAGAAACGCAATCGCAGGATGTGCAGGCAGTGTGTCGCGTGTCTTCGCGAAGAAGACTGTGGCAAATGTGACTTCTGCATGGACAAGCCCAAGTTTGGTGGCAGTAACAAGAAAAG GCAGAAATGTCGCTTGCGTCAGTGCAAGTTCCAGTCGAAGCTTCACGCTCAAAGAGCAAAT GGAATGCTAAATCCGTCCCTTCCGCGAAGGAAAAACGTGAAGCCCAAGCTCAAGAGACGCGGGAGGCCACCGAGAAAACTCAAATTCAAAAGCGATCCTTGGGAGGACGGTGACGAGGCGTCCGATCAGGACGAGGGCGAAGATGCCTTGAGGCGTTGTAAGATGAATGGAAGGAAGGGAGGAAGGAGGAAATGGAACTACACTTTCAAGGAAGATGAAGAAGATGTATTCGTCGAGACCGTGATCGATGATGACGAACCGTCCTTCACAGAGGAG GATCCTGGTGTTTTGGGCAGTGGGAGGTCAGTGATGGCGTCTAATGAGATGTACTCGAACGCCTCTGGACTCAACGCTCAG GGATTATACTACAGCGTGTCAGGTGTGCCGGCAGCGCCTCATATGCTTGGATCAGTACCTCTGTGTAACAACAATCCACTGCCGATGGGTGAGGTCATCAGCTCTCTGCCGATGGGAGACGATGCCGCTCAGAACGGTTTTCTTCAGATCGAGATGGTGAGGGTGGGATCACCACCATCGCATTACACAGAAGAACCACAAAACACAGAACAGCACGTGTCAGAATTTCACCCGGAGCCTACGCCGGTG ATCACTCAGATCTTCAGTCTGGCAGGAGGAGAGAGCGACTGCGACCGAGATCAAGGCCTGATGGAGCTGTTCACCTCCCTGAGCCAGACGGTGCTGCCCGCTCACTGGGTGGGCGTCATGGCCAAAGGCCCcgtcctccagctcctgcagtGCTCCAAGCTCTCCACCATGGCCGACACGGTGGTCCAGATCGAGAAGGGCTTCTTCTACCAGGTCAGCGTGCAGAACCAGCCTCTGCTGCTGATGCACGCCGTCTACTCGCGCCACCCCACCTGCCTGGAGACGGTCAATGACGTGGTGTCGCTCTTGCTGGACCTGGAGAGGCTTGGCGTGTGCGTGGGCTACCAGAACTTCCACATGGGTCCGCCGTGGGAGCCCAGAATGAGCGTGAGGGCAGCTCTGTGCGATTTGCTCGTTCCCAAGGACGAGGAACAGTGTCCAAAATGCGCACAGCCCGTGGAGGGTTGA